One genomic window of Onychostoma macrolepis isolate SWU-2019 chromosome 25, ASM1243209v1, whole genome shotgun sequence includes the following:
- the gatd1 gene encoding glutamine amidotransferase-like class 1 domain-containing protein 1, whose amino-acid sequence MTSKPTCLIVASAASAGVSARSFHQCFHLCSSVFNLQTATPGGKSIDFAGVDDSTARWVQEFSVKPYANPAKLESIDGARYQALLIPDCLGALNDLAHSGSLARILSHFISHQKPVCAVGQGVAALCCATEEQKWIFSGYSMTGPSVFELVRSPEFANLPLIVEDFIKDNGGSYTASIEDAVHVVLDRHLVTGQNVQSTTAAVNNLILLCNSR is encoded by the exons ATGACATCTAAACCTACATGTCTGATTGTGGCCAGTGCTGCATCTGCAG GAGTTTCAGCGCGGTCGTTCCATCAGTGTTTTCATTTGTGCAGTTCAGTGTTTAACCTGCAGACAGCGACACCTGGC GGGAAGTCCATCGACTTTGCCGGTGTGGATGACAGCACGGCCCGATGGGTGCAAGAGTTCAGCGTCAAACCCTACGCCAACCCGGCCAAGCTGGAGTCTATCGATG GTGCCCGCTATCAGGCGCTGCTGATTCCTGACTGTCTGGGAGCCCTGAACGATCTCGCCCACAGCGGATCCCTCGCGCGAATCCTGTCCCACTTCATTTCTCATCAAA AGCCGGTGTGTGCTGTGGGACAGGGTGTAGCTGCTCTCTGCTGCGCTACAGAGGAACAGAAATGGATATTTAGTGGCTACAGCATGACTGGG CCCTCTGTGTTTGAGCTGGTACGTTCTCCTGAATTTGCCAACCTGCCGCTGATTGTGGAGGATTTCATCAAAGACAATGGTGGATCTTATACAG CGAGCATCGAGGACGCCGTTCACGTGGTCCTGGACCGCCATCTTGTAACGGGCCAGAACGTTCAGTCCACAACAGCAGCCGTCAATAACCTGATTCTGCTGTGCAACAGCAGATAA
- the cd151 gene encoding CD151 antigen isoform X2: MADAEDKTNTCGTICLKYLLFIFSLFFWLAGGAVMAVGIWTLVDKSDYISLLSSSTYSAAAFILIGAGTIVVLTGILGCCATIREQRGLLIVFFVLLLLIFLLEITAGILAYVYYQELNAELRADLKERMVQNYQQPGQEHITRAIDNLQQDMKCCGSNSSADWREGAWIHTFANRRLVPDSCCKTPTEGCGVRDHPSNIYKVEGGCISKLEEFILQHLIILGSVGLGIAFIQIVGMFFTCCLYQSLKEEIY, from the exons ATGGCAGATGCTGAGGATAAAACCAATACCTGTGGGACAATATGCCTCAAATACCTTCTGTTCATCTTCAGTCTTTTCTTTTGG CTGGCAGGTGGCGCTGTGATGGCAGTGGGAATATGGACTCTGGTGGATAAAAGCGACTACATCAGCCTTCTGTCCTCCAGCACCTACTCGGCCGCGGCCTTCATCCTGATTGGTGCGGGGACCATCGTGGTGCTCACCGGGATACTGGGCTGCTGCGCCACAATAAGGGAACAAAGAGGTCTTCTTATAGTG TTCTTTGTCCTGTTGTTGTTAATCTTCCTCCTGGAGATCACAGCTGGAATTCTGGCTTACGTCTATTATCAGGAG CTGAACGCTGAGCTGAGAGCCGATCTGAAAGAGAGGATGGTGCAAAACTACCAGCAGCCTGGACAAGAGCACATCACTAGAGCCATCGACAACCTCCAGCAAGAC ATGAAGTGTTGTGGCAGTAACAGCTCAGCGGACTGGAGAGAAGGGGCCTGGATACATACCTTTGCCAACAGACGCCTGGTTCCCGACAGCTGCTGTAAGACCCCCACAGAGGGCTGTGGAGTCAGAGACCACCCATCCAACATCTACAAAGTGGAG GGAGGCTGCATATCCAAACTAGAGGAGTTTATTCTTCAGCATCTGATTATTTTGGGCTCAGTGGGTCTTGGGATTGCGTTCATTCAG ATTGTAGGGATGTTTTTTACCTGCTGCTTGTATCAAAGTTTGAAAGAAGAAATATACTGA
- the cd151 gene encoding CD151 antigen isoform X1, with amino-acid sequence MADAEDKTNTCGTICLKYLLFIFSLFFWLAGGAVMAVGIWTLVDKSDYISLLSSSTYSAAAFILIGAGTIVVLTGILGCCATIREQRGLLIVFFVLLLLIFLLEITAGILAYVYYQECFPLCYQLNAELRADLKERMVQNYQQPGQEHITRAIDNLQQDMKCCGSNSSADWREGAWIHTFANRRLVPDSCCKTPTEGCGVRDHPSNIYKVEGGCISKLEEFILQHLIILGSVGLGIAFIQIVGMFFTCCLYQSLKEEIY; translated from the exons ATGGCAGATGCTGAGGATAAAACCAATACCTGTGGGACAATATGCCTCAAATACCTTCTGTTCATCTTCAGTCTTTTCTTTTGG CTGGCAGGTGGCGCTGTGATGGCAGTGGGAATATGGACTCTGGTGGATAAAAGCGACTACATCAGCCTTCTGTCCTCCAGCACCTACTCGGCCGCGGCCTTCATCCTGATTGGTGCGGGGACCATCGTGGTGCTCACCGGGATACTGGGCTGCTGCGCCACAATAAGGGAACAAAGAGGTCTTCTTATAGTG TTCTTTGTCCTGTTGTTGTTAATCTTCCTCCTGGAGATCACAGCTGGAATTCTGGCTTACGTCTATTATCAGGAG TGTTTTCCTCTCTGCTACCAG CTGAACGCTGAGCTGAGAGCCGATCTGAAAGAGAGGATGGTGCAAAACTACCAGCAGCCTGGACAAGAGCACATCACTAGAGCCATCGACAACCTCCAGCAAGAC ATGAAGTGTTGTGGCAGTAACAGCTCAGCGGACTGGAGAGAAGGGGCCTGGATACATACCTTTGCCAACAGACGCCTGGTTCCCGACAGCTGCTGTAAGACCCCCACAGAGGGCTGTGGAGTCAGAGACCACCCATCCAACATCTACAAAGTGGAG GGAGGCTGCATATCCAAACTAGAGGAGTTTATTCTTCAGCATCTGATTATTTTGGGCTCAGTGGGTCTTGGGATTGCGTTCATTCAG ATTGTAGGGATGTTTTTTACCTGCTGCTTGTATCAAAGTTTGAAAGAAGAAATATACTGA
- the LOC131533895 gene encoding ras-related protein Rab-13-like isoform X2, which yields MKNPLPRKESILGNYFPPRKSAKRQLMENPNDESEDSDSSLTDSSPKRLSIAEEREDKTTCQSEKTMSALHDLQRVFKVVFLGNSAVGKSSFIHHYCSGHFPNNLASTVGMDFQVRSVMLDSTPVALQLWDTAGQERFHSVTQQYFRRADGIIAMYDITHEPSFTAVRHWLDQVQEKMAEGACLMLLGNKTDLVAADRREVTRAQGRRLAEYQAEFYECSAKSGQQVEEAMTHLTRLLASQEDKQCESVLRLDVSANRGRCCK from the exons ATGAAGAACCCTTTGCCGAGGAAGGAATCTATACTGGGGAACTATTTTCCACCAAGGAAATCAGCAAAAAG GCAGTTGATGGAAAACCCAAATGACGAGTCTGAGGATTCAGACAGCTCGCTAACAGATTCAAGTCCGAAAAGACTCTCTATAGCTGAAGAAAGAGAAGACAAAACTACCTGCCAGTCAGAGAAAACCATG AGCGCATTGCATGACCTGCAGCGTGTGTTTAAGGTGGTGTTTTTGGGGAACTCTGCAGTAGGAAAGAGCTCGTTCATCCATCACTACTGCAGCGGCCACTTCCCCAATAACTTGGCCTCAACTGTGG GAATGGATTTTCAGGTCAGGAGTGTGATGCTTGATTCAACACCAGTCGCTCTGCAACTGTGGGACACCGCAGGGCAGGAGAG GTTCCACAGCGTCACGCAGCAGTACTTTCGCAGAGCAGACGGAATCATCGCTATGTATGACATCACGCATGAGCCGTCATTCACGGCTGTCCGCCATTGGTTGGATCAGGTGCAG GAAAAGATGGCTGAGGGGGCGTGTCTGATGTTGCTAGGCAATAAAACAGACCTGGTGGCTGCAGACAGGAGGGAGGTGACAAGAGCACAAGGCCGCAGGCTGGCGGAG TACCAGGCTGAGTTCTATGAATGCAGTGCTAAGAGTGGACAGCAGGTGGAGGAGGCCATGACCCACCTGACCAG GTTACTTGCCTCACAGGAGGACAAGCAGTGCGAGTCTGTGCTCCGTCTGGACGTCTCTGCCAACAGAGGGCGCTGCTGCAAATAA
- the LOC131533895 gene encoding ras-related protein Rab-13-like isoform X1 yields the protein MKNPLPRKESILGNYFPPRKSAKRQLMENPNDESEDSDSSLTDSSPKRLSIAEEREDKTTCQSEKTMSALHDLQRVFKVVFLGNSAVGKSSFIHHYCSGHFPNNLASTVGMDFQVRSVMLDSTPVALQLWDTAGQERFHSVTQQYFRRADGIIAMYDITHEPSFTAVRHWLDQVQEKMAEGACLMLLGNKTDLVAADRREVTRAQGRRLAEQYQAEFYECSAKSGQQVEEAMTHLTRLLASQEDKQCESVLRLDVSANRGRCCK from the exons ATGAAGAACCCTTTGCCGAGGAAGGAATCTATACTGGGGAACTATTTTCCACCAAGGAAATCAGCAAAAAG GCAGTTGATGGAAAACCCAAATGACGAGTCTGAGGATTCAGACAGCTCGCTAACAGATTCAAGTCCGAAAAGACTCTCTATAGCTGAAGAAAGAGAAGACAAAACTACCTGCCAGTCAGAGAAAACCATG AGCGCATTGCATGACCTGCAGCGTGTGTTTAAGGTGGTGTTTTTGGGGAACTCTGCAGTAGGAAAGAGCTCGTTCATCCATCACTACTGCAGCGGCCACTTCCCCAATAACTTGGCCTCAACTGTGG GAATGGATTTTCAGGTCAGGAGTGTGATGCTTGATTCAACACCAGTCGCTCTGCAACTGTGGGACACCGCAGGGCAGGAGAG GTTCCACAGCGTCACGCAGCAGTACTTTCGCAGAGCAGACGGAATCATCGCTATGTATGACATCACGCATGAGCCGTCATTCACGGCTGTCCGCCATTGGTTGGATCAGGTGCAG GAAAAGATGGCTGAGGGGGCGTGTCTGATGTTGCTAGGCAATAAAACAGACCTGGTGGCTGCAGACAGGAGGGAGGTGACAAGAGCACAAGGCCGCAGGCTGGCGGAG CAGTACCAGGCTGAGTTCTATGAATGCAGTGCTAAGAGTGGACAGCAGGTGGAGGAGGCCATGACCCACCTGACCAG GTTACTTGCCTCACAGGAGGACAAGCAGTGCGAGTCTGTGCTCCGTCTGGACGTCTCTGCCAACAGAGGGCGCTGCTGCAAATAA